One Natronomonas moolapensis 8.8.11 genomic region harbors:
- a CDS encoding GNAT family N-acetyltransferase, producing the protein MADAPDDLGPDPDRNFTPPGDVTISSAGTDDADRLADLWVDLAADQRRHSSHLEAEANREVIHETMLRHAVTDTVFSARRGGTVVGFVTFGVESGRYEQDVTRGTIHNVYVEPSDRGEGIGSALLAAAERELVSLGVGVVTLEAMARNDAARSFYARHGYTPHRIELEKPINDDPLSNDG; encoded by the coding sequence GTGGCCGACGCACCGGACGACCTCGGCCCCGATCCCGACCGCAATTTCACACCACCGGGAGACGTGACCATCTCCTCGGCCGGTACCGACGATGCGGACCGGTTGGCCGACCTCTGGGTCGACCTCGCCGCCGACCAGCGCCGCCACAGCTCTCACCTCGAGGCCGAGGCCAACCGGGAAGTGATCCACGAAACGATGCTCAGACACGCCGTTACCGACACGGTCTTTTCCGCGCGGCGGGGCGGCACCGTCGTCGGGTTCGTCACGTTCGGGGTCGAATCGGGCCGCTACGAGCAGGACGTCACTCGGGGAACGATCCACAACGTCTACGTCGAACCGTCCGACCGCGGCGAGGGGATCGGGAGCGCGCTCCTCGCGGCGGCCGAGCGCGAGCTCGTCTCGCTAGGTGTCGGGGTCGTCACCTTAGAAGCGATGGCGCGAAACGACGCCGCGCGGTCGTTCTACGCGCGACACGGCTATACCCCCCACCGGATCGAACTCGAAAAGCCCATCAACGACGACCCCCTATCCAACGACGGGTGA
- a CDS encoding geranylgeranyl reductase family protein, with protein sequence MTTFEYDVAIVGAGTSGCYAAATVAGAGYDVVIVERKTETEAGHIACGDALKGADKFPESIPKSHIEDSFTNTEVDHGRFEIPQEGVALDIPVPGELAVIDRYDYGRRLIDGAERADTTFHYDTVVQDVLQDDNGRVYGFEATKQGEHRRYEADIVLDGAGALSLLQDKADFESASFDTNVRYSQFSSAYREVIEVDEPVAWSDALVFKPTKRSAGYLWYFPRTPTEINVGLGFQMNEEPMQLVADLREDVQSRPELKNATVTDKLGAALPTRRPYDSAVAPGYMAIGDAAAHVNPISGGGIAGAAYAGQYAGEQAIEALETDDVSESSLWRYNKRVMEHYGGRYAALDTYNILSTAYDLDDLLALLASLPAEKLSDALYSGSANVGWGLKLRVLVRSFGHWGTLKNLYETKRLADRLLEHYGAYPDSPGGFSAWRRERDRIMDDIYAETGAEAKY encoded by the coding sequence ATGACCACGTTCGAGTACGACGTCGCCATCGTCGGGGCCGGGACGTCCGGCTGTTACGCCGCGGCGACCGTCGCCGGGGCCGGCTACGACGTCGTCATCGTCGAGCGAAAAACGGAGACCGAGGCGGGCCACATCGCCTGCGGCGACGCGCTGAAGGGCGCCGACAAATTCCCCGAATCGATCCCGAAGTCCCACATCGAGGACTCGTTTACCAACACCGAGGTCGATCACGGCCGGTTCGAGATTCCCCAAGAGGGCGTGGCGCTCGACATCCCCGTCCCGGGCGAACTCGCGGTCATCGACCGCTACGATTACGGCCGCCGGCTCATAGACGGGGCCGAACGCGCCGACACGACGTTTCACTACGACACCGTCGTCCAGGACGTCCTCCAGGATGACAACGGCCGAGTGTACGGCTTCGAGGCGACGAAACAGGGCGAGCACCGCCGCTACGAGGCCGACATCGTCCTCGACGGGGCCGGGGCTCTCTCGCTTTTGCAGGACAAAGCCGACTTCGAGTCCGCGAGCTTCGATACGAACGTCCGGTACTCGCAGTTCTCCTCGGCCTACCGGGAGGTCATCGAGGTGGACGAGCCGGTCGCGTGGTCCGACGCTCTAGTGTTCAAGCCGACGAAGCGCTCGGCGGGATATCTGTGGTATTTCCCGCGGACGCCGACGGAGATCAACGTCGGGCTGGGCTTCCAGATGAACGAGGAGCCGATGCAGTTGGTCGCCGACCTCCGGGAGGACGTCCAGAGCCGTCCGGAGCTGAAAAACGCCACTGTCACGGACAAACTCGGAGCGGCGCTGCCGACCCGCCGGCCCTACGACTCGGCGGTCGCGCCCGGCTATATGGCGATCGGCGACGCCGCCGCTCACGTCAACCCCATCAGCGGCGGCGGGATCGCCGGGGCCGCCTACGCCGGCCAGTACGCGGGCGAGCAGGCCATCGAAGCCTTGGAAACCGACGACGTGAGCGAGTCGTCGCTGTGGCGATACAACAAGCGCGTCATGGAGCACTACGGCGGCCGCTACGCTGCCCTCGACACCTACAACATCCTGTCGACGGCCTACGATCTCGACGACCTGCTCGCGCTGTTGGCATCGCTGCCGGCCGAGAAGCTCTCGGATGCGCTGTACTCGGGGTCGGCAAACGTGGGGTGGGGGCTCAAACTCCGGGTGCTCGTCCGCAGCTTCGGCCACTGGGGGACGCTGAAGAACCTCTACGAGACGAAACGGCTCGCGGATCGACTGCTCGAACACTACGGGGCGTACCCCGACTCGCCCGGGGGGTTTTCCGCCTGGCGGCGCGAGCGCGACCGAATCATGGACGACATCTACGCCGAGACCGGCGCGGAAGCGAAGTACTGA
- a CDS encoding DNA-directed RNA polymerase subunit L, with protein MDLRVIENLETELSIEVQGEDHTFMNVLKGALLEVEGVTTATYDMNPEQSGGQTDPVVTLKTDGSIDPLDALEAGAAGVKTKTGAFVDAFESAA; from the coding sequence ATGGATTTACGCGTCATCGAGAATCTGGAGACGGAACTGTCGATCGAGGTGCAAGGCGAAGACCATACGTTCATGAACGTGCTGAAGGGGGCGCTGTTGGAGGTAGAGGGCGTCACCACCGCGACGTACGATATGAACCCCGAGCAATCGGGTGGTCAGACCGACCCCGTGGTCACGCTCAAGACCGACGGCAGCATCGATCCCCTCGACGCCCTTGAGGCCGGCGCGGCCGGCGTCAAGACGAAGACCGGCGCCTTCGTCGACGCGTTCGAATCCGCGGCCTGA
- the hisF gene encoding imidazole glycerol phosphate synthase subunit HisF has product MTLTKRIIPCIDVDVDDDGEAAVYTGVNFEDLEYTGDPVELAKKYNEAGADEFVFLDITASAEGRETMLDTVSAVADECFIPLTVGGGIRTKPDIKETLRAGADKVSINTGAIERPELIEAGAEAFGSQCIVISVDARRRFDEAGEHYVEVDGESCWFECTVKGGREGTGLDVVEWANEAASRGAGELFVNSIDADGTKRGYDIPLTKAVCDSVSTPVIASSGCGSPEHMDEVFTEAGADAALAASIFHFEEYSVDETKRHLAEQGLPIRI; this is encoded by the coding sequence ATGACGCTCACTAAACGGATCATCCCCTGTATCGACGTCGACGTCGACGACGACGGGGAGGCGGCGGTCTACACCGGGGTCAACTTCGAGGACCTCGAGTACACCGGCGACCCGGTCGAACTCGCCAAGAAGTACAACGAGGCCGGCGCCGACGAGTTCGTCTTCCTCGACATCACCGCCTCTGCGGAGGGCAGAGAGACGATGCTCGACACCGTCTCGGCGGTGGCCGACGAGTGTTTCATTCCGCTGACCGTCGGCGGCGGCATCCGGACGAAACCCGATATCAAAGAGACGCTCAGGGCCGGCGCGGACAAGGTGTCGATCAACACGGGTGCGATCGAACGCCCCGAACTGATCGAGGCGGGGGCCGAGGCGTTCGGCAGCCAGTGTATCGTCATTTCGGTCGACGCCCGGCGACGCTTCGACGAGGCGGGCGAACACTACGTCGAGGTCGACGGCGAGTCCTGCTGGTTCGAATGTACGGTCAAAGGCGGCCGCGAGGGGACCGGCCTCGACGTCGTCGAGTGGGCGAACGAGGCTGCAAGCCGGGGTGCCGGCGAGTTGTTCGTCAACTCCATCGACGCCGACGGAACGAAACGGGGCTACGACATTCCCCTGACGAAGGCGGTCTGCGACAGCGTCTCGACGCCCGTCATCGCCTCGTCGGGCTGTGGGTCGCCCGAACACATGGACGAGGTGTTCACCGAGGCCGGCGCGGACGCCGCTCTCGCGGCCTCGATTTTCCACTTCGAGGAGTACTCGGTCGACGAGACCAAACGCCACCTCGCCGAGCAGGGGCTCCCGATCCGGATCTGA
- a CDS encoding EamA family transporter, protein MQYLRYALVALVAYAAVAPLTKVAMRDLPADSVALVTNGMLAIATLALVLATDRPLLAALTHERAPYIYAAGACLTIGILAYYRALAAGPVSIVVPIFGLSLSASSALGIVFLEETLMVPKGAGIALAVVAVFSTTFGG, encoded by the coding sequence ATGCAGTATCTCCGGTACGCCCTCGTGGCGCTCGTCGCCTACGCCGCGGTCGCGCCGCTGACGAAGGTCGCCATGCGGGACCTCCCCGCCGACAGCGTCGCGTTGGTGACTAACGGGATGCTCGCGATCGCCACGCTCGCGCTCGTCCTCGCGACCGACCGACCCCTCCTCGCCGCGCTGACACACGAGCGTGCTCCCTACATCTACGCCGCCGGGGCGTGTCTGACTATCGGCATCCTCGCGTACTACCGGGCGCTCGCCGCCGGGCCGGTCAGCATCGTCGTCCCCATCTTCGGGCTTTCTTTGAGTGCCAGTTCTGCCCTCGGGATCGTCTTTCTCGAGGAGACGCTGATGGTCCCGAAAGGGGCCGGCATCGCCCTCGCGGTCGTGGCGGTCTTTTCGACGACGTTCGGGGGGTAG
- a CDS encoding thioredoxin family protein, whose product MARESDAEEVEYGDRAPAFELPGADGRTYDLEFFDDHDALLVVFMCNHCPYVQAKFDVMNAIAADYADVAVVGINSNDAEAYPEDALEKMIEYVDRGEIDITAYLRDETAAVARAYGAVCTPDPFLFENDDGVFRLAYHGRFDDAMNPDDEPAGEPGGDVRDAIDAVLAGEAPEETFVPSRGCSIKWP is encoded by the coding sequence ATGGCACGCGAATCCGACGCCGAGGAGGTGGAGTACGGCGACCGAGCGCCGGCGTTCGAGTTGCCGGGGGCCGACGGCCGGACGTACGACCTCGAGTTCTTCGACGATCACGACGCTCTGCTCGTCGTGTTCATGTGCAACCACTGCCCGTACGTGCAGGCGAAGTTCGATGTGATGAACGCGATCGCCGCCGACTACGCCGACGTCGCGGTCGTCGGCATCAACTCCAACGATGCCGAGGCGTACCCCGAGGACGCCCTCGAGAAGATGATCGAGTACGTCGACCGCGGCGAGATCGACATCACGGCGTACCTGCGGGACGAGACGGCTGCCGTCGCGCGAGCGTACGGCGCGGTCTGTACGCCCGATCCGTTCCTGTTCGAAAACGACGACGGCGTGTTCCGGCTGGCGTATCACGGCCGCTTCGACGACGCGATGAACCCCGACGACGAGCCCGCCGGCGAACCGGGCGGCGACGTGCGCGACGCGATCGATGCCGTCCTCGCGGGCGAGGCTCCCGAGGAGACGTTCGTTCCCTCGCGGGGCTGTTCGATCAAGTGGCCATAG
- a CDS encoding FKBP-type peptidyl-prolyl cis-trans isomerase — MTIATGDSVTLEYTGRLDDETVFDTSREAVAEEAGLAEAQPDREYTPLTVDVGAEQVIEGMEEGLVGLEAGETTTLTIPPEKAYGEHSEERVQEFETEELREMLGGQTPEEGAYLEAQNGQHGEVVHSGEAVVRVDFNPRLAGETLTFEIEIVEVN; from the coding sequence GTGACGATAGCTACTGGCGATTCCGTGACGCTCGAGTACACCGGCCGACTGGACGATGAGACCGTCTTCGATACCTCCCGCGAAGCCGTCGCCGAGGAGGCGGGGCTGGCGGAGGCCCAGCCCGACCGCGAGTACACGCCGCTGACGGTCGACGTCGGCGCCGAACAGGTCATCGAGGGGATGGAGGAGGGGCTCGTCGGCCTGGAGGCCGGCGAGACCACGACGCTCACGATCCCGCCCGAGAAGGCCTACGGCGAACACAGCGAGGAGCGCGTCCAGGAGTTCGAGACCGAGGAGCTACGGGAGATGCTCGGCGGGCAGACCCCAGAAGAGGGTGCCTACCTCGAGGCGCAGAACGGCCAACACGGCGAGGTCGTCCACAGCGGCGAGGCGGTCGTCCGGGTCGATTTCAACCCCCGACTCGCCGGCGAGACGCTGACGTTCGAAATCGAGATTGTCGAGGTCAACTGA